Proteins encoded within one genomic window of Ctenopharyngodon idella isolate HZGC_01 chromosome 6, HZGC01, whole genome shotgun sequence:
- the suz12b gene encoding polycomb protein suz12-B: MMAPQKYSAQVMNCKANGAVYPSSGVSSLKKPKMEQLQADHELFLQAFEKPTQIYRFLRTRNLIAPILLHRTLTFMSHRNSRTNAKRKAFKVDDLLSSVERMKGEPESQSLTSHLQLTFTGFFHKNDKPCQNSENDQNSVSLEVLLVKVCHKKRKDVSCPIKQVPTGKKQVPLNPDLSQTKPGAFPSLLVSSNEFEPSNSHMVKSYSLLFRVSRTGKRDSNGFINCEADENIDVKEELPSRKKRSLSHRGDGETTETFVAQMTVFDKNRRLQLLDGEYEVSMQQIEDCPVSKKRATWETILDGKRLPPFETFSQGPTLQFTLRWTGDPSDPSTAPVAKPLSTRNSDTSTTESRPSTLRPAPVAVKDSVSTSIQTRREQSPCEPRQKLRIFYQFLYNNNTRQQTEARDDLHCPWCTLNCRKLYSLLKHLKLSHSRFIFNYVPHPKGARIDVSINECYDGSYVGNPQDIHSQPGFAFSRNGPVKRTAVTHILVCRPKRTKPSLSEFLESEDGEPEQQRTYVSGHNRLYFHSDSCMPLRPQEMEVDSEDERDPEWLREKTTTQIEEFTDVNEGEKEVMKLWNLHVMKNGFIADNQMSQASMLFVENCGPHIIRRNLCRNFLLHLVNLHDFNLVTIATIDRAMARMKEIEESLPELEEGQESSDVTCNGHAVSSGVSLHGKRTKSGVSD; encoded by the exons ATGATGGCTCCTCAGAAATACTCGGCTCAGGTGATGAACTGTAAAGCCAATGGTGCTGTATACCCGTCCTCTGGCGTGAGCTCACTCAAGAAGCCCAAGATGGAGCAGCTGCAGGCCGACCATGAGCTCTTCCTGCAGGCCTTTGAGA AGCCTACTCAAATTTACAGATTCCTTCGAACAAGGAACTTGATAGCT CCGATATTACTTCACAGGACCCTTACCTTTATGTCTCATAGAAACTCACGAACAAATGCCAAAAG GAAAGCATTCAAAGTGGATGACTTGCTGTCCAGTGTGGAGAGAATGAAAGGGGAGCCTGAGTCTCAGAG TTTGACTTCACATCTGCAACTGACATTCACTGGATTTTTTCACAAGAATG ATAAGCCATGTCAAAACTCAGAAAATGATCAAAACTCAGTTTCACTTGAGGTGCTACTTGTAAAAGTCTGTCATAAAAAGCGTAAG GATGTCAGCTGCCCTATAAAGCAAGTGCCTACGGGGAAAAAGCAGGTGCCTTTGAACCCGGATCTCAGCCAAACCAAGCCTGGTGCCTTCCCTTCACTGCTGGTGTCCAGCAATGAGTTTGAGCCCAGTAACAGTCACATGGTCAAATCCTATTCTCTTCTCTTCAGGGTGTCTCGCACAGGCAAAAGAGACTCCAATGGCTTCATCAACTGTGAGGCGGATGAGAATATCG ATGTAAAAGAGGAACTTCCATCCAGAAAGAAGAGATCCTTATCACACAGAGGTGATGGAGAGACCACAGAAACATTTGTTGCTCAGATGACTGTTTTCGATAAAAACCG ACGGTTGCAACTGCTGGATGGAGAGTATGAGGTTTCCATGCAACAGATAGAAGACTGTCCAGTCAGCAAGAAGAGGGCCACATGGGAAACCATACTGGATGGAAAG AGGTTGCCCCCATTTGAGACCTTCTCTCAGGGACCCACTTTGCAGTTCACCCTTCGCTGGACAGGTGACCCCAGTGACCCTTCAACGGCCCCTGTGGCCAAACCTCTCTCCACCCGCAATTCTGACACCAGCACCACAGAGAGCAGACCCAGCACTCTCCGACCTGCACCTGTTG CGGTGAAGGATTCAGTGAGCACCAGCATACAGACCAGGAGAGAGCAGTCCCCCTGTGAACCCAGACAGAAACTACGCATCTTTTACCAG tTTCTGTACAACAATAACACTCGTCAGCAAACAGAGGCCAGAGACGACCTGCACTGTCCTTGGTGCACGCTCAACTGCCGTAAACTCTACAGTCTGCTGAAACACCTCAAACTCTCCCACAGTAGATTCATCTTTAACTACGTG CCTCATCCTAAAGGTGCTCGGATAGACGTTTCCATAAATGAGTGCTATGACGGCTCATATGTCGGCAATCCACAAGACATCCACAGCCAGCCTGGCTTTGCCTTCAGCCGCAACGGCCCTGTTAAAAGGACAGCTGTCACCCACATACTTGTTTGTCG GCCAAAGCGAACCAAGCCAAGCCTGTCTGAGTTTTTGGAGTCAGAGGATGGTGAGCCTGAGCAGCAGCGGACTTATGTGAGCGGACATAATCGTCTATATTTCCACAGCGACAGCTGCATGCCCCTCCGTCCGCAGGAGATGGAGGTGGATAGCGAGGATGAAAGGGACCCAGAGTGGCTCAGAGAAAAGACCACCACG CAAATTGAAGAATTCACAGATGTGAATGAAGGAGAAAAAGAAGTAATGAAGTTGTGGAATCTTCACGTTATGAAGAAtgg ATTCATTGCTGATAATCAGATGAGTCAGGCAAGCATGCTGTTTGTGGAGAACTGCGGGCCTCACATCATTCGCAGGAATCTGTGTCGGAACTTTCTCCTCCACCTGGTCAACCTGCATGACTTCAACCTGGTCACCATAGCGACCATTGACCGGGCCATGGCCCGTATGAAGGAGATAGAGGAGTCACTTCCTGAACTAGAGGAGGGGCAGGAGTCGTCGGATGTCACTTGCAATGGTCACGCAGTGTCCTCGGGTGTTTCACTACATGGCAAACGCACCAAAAGTGGAGTCTCAGACTGA